In Lactuca sativa cultivar Salinas chromosome 5, Lsat_Salinas_v11, whole genome shotgun sequence, the DNA window agtgtacatccgaaacacacgtcctgattacctcccgttcggatcgaagagcgtcaagttgttgctgagagttggaaagttgagcactcttgaccttgagagcggTGGTCTTATTTGCTAGaacgtccatcaacgagttttcGGCGGCCAGAttctcttggagtttagagaggcgctcgtcgatagaggcacgaagggccgagttgtcgtcactgATCGATTGGCGAAGGGTGGCAAATGacttcaactccgtggagacaaacgtggccaactgttgaacaatgggttccaacgttgtctttgtagcatcggcactctcctgtaaggactttaacagggaagaggcgtcagagaatagtttatcgactttttcggtcgctaccTCACAAGCTTTCGTCGAGGCATCTATAGCGGCAGTGGCAGAAGCGActgaatcttgctgagccctggagaagggaTCAACAATCTTCAGAAGAGCAGCTTCAGAAAGAACTACTACTGTAGAATAATACGAACTACTACTGTAGAGAATTAAGTTAAAAACTACTACTGtagatctttaaaacaggtaaaGGGTTTatttgtattgcgtctattgggctcggttaatagtccaagttttgtactccggtttgggcctgtccaaccgtgagctgatagggtttagtataaattaatgtgcttgcatgcatattaggttaacgatagaaaACGAAAAAGAAGACGATAGCGATTACGATAGTTCATAGAttattttcttcatcgttcttgtaaaccctttaatcctctacagtagtagttctttatcgagctcttctgaggattgttgattaatcattcgacatctttgattCATTCTTTTGTTCGTATTATTTTCTGTTACATTACtttacctgttttaaagatctaatcgatcttcaagttagtttttaacttatcagtCCCTATGGTTTGAGGTGATTTGCGTGCtttgtccctaacttattttttaactcggaaggtccctatgatttgtttttgttacacgtttggtccctactgtttatttttattatgcgtttggtccctgtcttatctaaaaagactattatttaaaaagaaaaaaatgatggAGTAAGTGAGGTAAGGTGAGGGGTTGGGAttaggggtgtgtttatttaaataaattaaaaaaatcaagggtataatagtctttttagataagatagggaccaagcgcgtaacaaaaacaaacagtagggaccttccaagttaaaaaaataagttaggaaccaaacgcgcaaattaccctaaatcatagggaccattcgtgtaatttacttaaaGAGATATATTTGTAAAACTCACCATCAGGATCAAAGAAGAAGACTTGCTTAGTTTTTCCATTCGGTTGAGTCCTCTCATGTATCTCAATACCTTTCTCCTGGATTTCACAATCACAAACATGAAATTTAGAAATTGTAATTTCCAAAGCCTTGTTAAGACTATAAATTAGATTATTTTATTCGGACATTATTCTTATTACAATATTATACTTCCTCTAATTCTAATGTTTGAACAATTTATGCATCAAAATGGACATATTACCCATTTATCATTTATGCAACCATTGACGTCTTTActaaattttacaaaaaaaacgAGATTTTCACCAATTCAAGCATATGCATATATCGGTATTCTAACAAAGTTAATCATACGTTAATTGAAAATCTAAATAAGTCACTGAATTGAAAAGAAATTGGTGATAATTGAAACTAATCAATTAAGAATAGCGATGAGAGTAAGAATAAGATACCTTTAGGGTTTTGACGAAGGAGTCAAAATTAGAAACAGTGAAACAAAGATGATGGCCTCTGAAAAGGTTCTTAGTATCCGCAACAGCATCGGTAGCACTCCATGGACCTTCTGGTAGCTTCGTGTTTGGGTTCCTTTCGATCAGATGCAGACAGAAAGATGGTGATTGCCTTAGCCATATTACCTTGAATTCGAATTTAGGGCTTTCTATTCGTTCAAATCCGAATATCTGCGATAAATCGAAACAGAGTTAAAGTAAATTGAATAAAAAATTGGAGTTGATAGATGTTAAATTATGACCTCTTGGTAGAAGTTTGCAAGTCGATCGATATCTGAGGATTCTCTTGAGACATGGTTGAACGAAGCTCCTACTGCCGCCATATTCCAAGAAGCGAGAACTACTTTTGTGAGGTGGATGGCGAGAGACGTATatgttgatttttttaattatttttttttttaatctttgaaCGATTATAGCTTATTGCCTTGGAAAGTTTGTAATCTTTTTGTTGAacgatattattatttttaaaagttaaatattctAAGTAAATTTACCAAAGAAACAATTAACATATTAGAAGATAgataaaactgcaaaaatggtccctgtggtatatatttttttagggttttaatTCAAATCCTGACTTTTTGGTTTCGTGGTCCTTTTATACTAGTTTCATTGTGTTTTTGGTCGCTTAGaaaactgaaaagactaaaatgTCCTTctgatatttttttatgtttattcattttaatttaaatgaaaaagaaaataattaattaattgggtcctctctctctctctctctcatcggaAAAACGTAACATCAACCATAGTTGCTGCCACCCTCGATTCCACCCCCTTTATCCCCTTTATTTTGATGGCAAGACGACCCAACCACCTCCTGATCACCACTGTTGCCAGCTGAAGCAATCCCATATCACAAACAGTCCCTGTCGGATTTGTTCAATGGGGAAGAAGAAGCGCCCACCAATTACCCTCCTGTCTTCTTCTATTTTCGACCACCGTCCACCATACacacacaaaacccaaaaatcgattctctctctctctctctcacacattgATCTGAAACgccatttttcttcttcttctctttctatCTCTCAC includes these proteins:
- the LOC111912094 gene encoding lactoylglutathione lyase isoform X1 encodes the protein MAAVGASFNHVSRESSDIDRLANFYQEIFGFERIESPKFEFKVIWLRQSPSFCLHLIERNPNTKLPEGPWSATDAVADTKNLFRGHHLCFTVSNFDSFVKTLKEKGIEIHERTQPNGKTKQVFFFDPDGLSKIQSLLPLPL
- the LOC111912094 gene encoding lactoylglutathione lyase isoform X2; the protein is MAAVGASFNHVSRESSDIDRLANFYQEIFGFERIESPKFEFKVIWLRQSPSFCLHLIERNPNTKLPEGPWSATDAVADTKNLFRGHHLCFTVSNFDSFVKTLKEKGIEIHERTQPNGKTKQVFFFDPDGNGLEVASQ